One window of the Triticum dicoccoides isolate Atlit2015 ecotype Zavitan chromosome 3B, WEW_v2.0, whole genome shotgun sequence genome contains the following:
- the LOC119279669 gene encoding uncharacterized protein LOC119279669: MKDNVAAAVPRLVAHCDVEMFSHYVANQIGIEDPNQCPHLCTMAYEYLKKSEGYEQNLLAFFHNNMDPDALLVKLIEELDRCILGYFSFHWKCATHVITQVVYGKGIGLNERRNFAH; encoded by the exons ATGAAGGATAACGTCGCGGCGGCGGTGCCTCGGTTGGTGGCTCACTGCGACGTCGAGATGTTCTCGCATTACGTCG CTAATCAAATCGGGATCGAGGATCCGAACCAGTGCCCCCACCTTTGTACAATGGCCTACGAGTACCTGAAGAAGAGCGAGGGCTACGAGCAGAATCTGCTCGCCTTCTTCCACAACAACATGGACCCGGACGCCCTGCTCGTGAAGCTGATCGAGGAGCTGGACAGATGCATACTCGGCTACTTCTCCTTCCACTGGAAGTGTGCAACCCACGTGATCACGCAGGTAGTATACGGCAAAGGGATCGGATTAAACGAGAGGAGAAATTTTGCACACTGA